A region of Homo sapiens chromosome 17, GRCh38.p14 Primary Assembly DNA encodes the following proteins:
- the TM4SF5 gene encoding transmembrane 4 L6 family member 5 has translation MCTGKCARCVGLSLITLCLVCIVANALLLVPNGETSWTNTNHLSLQVWLMGGFIGGGLMVLCPGIAAVRAGGKGCCGAGCCGNRCRMLRSVFSSAFGVLGAIYCLSVSGAGLRNGPRCLMNGEWGYHFEDTAGAYLLNRTLWDRCEAPPRVVPWNVTLFSLLVAASCLEIVLCGIQLVNATIGVFCGDCRKKQDTPH, from the exons ATGTGTACGGGAAAATGTGCCCGCTGTGTGGGGCTCTCCCTCATTACCCTCTGCCTCGTCTGCATTGTGGCCAACGCCCTCCTGCTGGTACCTAATGGGGAGACCTCCTGGACCAACACCAACCATCTCAGCTTGCAAGTCTGGCTCATGGGCGGCTTCATTGGCGGGGGCCTAATG GTACTGTGTCCGGGGATTGCAGCCGTTCGGGCAGGGGGCAAGGGCTGCTGTGGTGCTGGGTGCTGTGGAAACCGCTGCAGG ATGCTGCGCTCGGTCTTCTCCTCGGCGTTCGGGGTGCTTGGTGCCATCTACTGCCTCTCGGTGTCTGGAGCTGGGCTCCGAAATGGACCCAGATGCTTAATGAACGGCGAGTGGGGCTACCACTTCGAAGACACCGC GGGAGCTTACTTGCTCAACCGCACTCTATGGGATCGGTGCGAGGCGCCCCCTCGCGTGGTCCCCTGGAATGTGACGCTCTTCTCGCTGCTGGTGGCCGCCTCCTGCCTGGAGATAGTACTGTGTGGGATCCAGCTGGTGAACGCGACCATTGGTGTCTTCTGCGGCGATTGcaggaaaaaacag GACACACCTCACTGA
- the VMO1 gene encoding vitelline membrane outer layer protein 1 homolog isoform 1 precursor (isoform 1 precursor is encoded by transcript variant 1): MERGAGAKLLPLLLLLRATGFTCAQTDGRNGYTAVIEVTSGGPWGDWAWPEMCPDGFFASGFSLKVEPPQGIPGDDTALNGIRLHCARGNVLGNTHVVESQSGSWGEWSEPLWCRGGAYLVAFSLRVEAPTTLGDNTAANNVRFRCSDGEELQGPGLSWGDFGDWSDHCPKGACGLQTKIQGPRGLGDDTALNDARLFCCRS; encoded by the exons ATGGAGCGGGGCGCAGGAGCCaagctgctgccgctgctgctgcttctgcggGCGACTGGTTTCACATGTGCACAGACAGATGGCCGGAACGGCTACACGGCGGTCATCGAAGTGACCAGCGGGGGTCCCTGGGGCGACTGGGCCTGGCCTGAGATGTGTCCCGATGGATTCTTCGCCAGCGGGTTCTCGCTCAAG GTGGAGCCTCCCCAAGGCATTCCTGGCGACGACACTGCACTGAATGGGATCAGGCTGCACTGCGCGCGCGGGAACGTCCTAGGCAATACGCACGTGGTAGAGTCCCAGTCTGGAAG CTGGGGCGAATGGAGTGAGCCGCTGTGGTGTCGCGGCGGCGCCTACCTAGTGGCTTTCTCGCTTCGCGTGGAGGCACCCACGACCCTCGGTGACAACACAGCAGCGAACAACGTGCGCTTCCGCTGTTCAGACGGCGAGGAACTGCAGGGGCCTGGGCTGAGCTGGGGAGACTTTGGAGACTGGAGTGACCATTGCCCCAAGGGCGCGTGCGGCCTGCAGACCAAGATCCAGGGACCTAGAGGCCTCGGCGATGACACTGCGCTGAACGACGCGCGCTTATTCTGCTGCCGCAGTTGA
- the VMO1 gene encoding vitelline membrane outer layer protein 1 homolog isoform 4 precursor (isoform 4 precursor is encoded by transcript variant 4) has translation MERGAGAKLLPLLLLLRATGFTCAQTDGRNGYTAVIEVTSGGPWGDWAWPEMCPDGFFASGFSLKLGRME, from the exons ATGGAGCGGGGCGCAGGAGCCaagctgctgccgctgctgctgcttctgcggGCGACTGGTTTCACATGTGCACAGACAGATGGCCGGAACGGCTACACGGCGGTCATCGAAGTGACCAGCGGGGGTCCCTGGGGCGACTGGGCCTGGCCTGAGATGTGTCCCGATGGATTCTTCGCCAGCGGGTTCTCGCTCAAG CTGGGGCGAATGGAGTGA
- the VMO1 gene encoding vitelline membrane outer layer protein 1 homolog isoform 3 precursor (isoform 3 precursor is encoded by transcript variant 3) — MERGAGAKLLPLLLLLRATGFTCAQTDGRNGYTAVIEVTSGGPWGDWAWPEMCPDGFFASGFSLKVEPPQGIPGDDTALNGIRLHCARGNVLGNTHVLGRME, encoded by the exons ATGGAGCGGGGCGCAGGAGCCaagctgctgccgctgctgctgcttctgcggGCGACTGGTTTCACATGTGCACAGACAGATGGCCGGAACGGCTACACGGCGGTCATCGAAGTGACCAGCGGGGGTCCCTGGGGCGACTGGGCCTGGCCTGAGATGTGTCCCGATGGATTCTTCGCCAGCGGGTTCTCGCTCAAG GTGGAGCCTCCCCAAGGCATTCCTGGCGACGACACTGCACTGAATGGGATCAGGCTGCACTGCGCGCGCGGGAACGTCCTAGGCAATACGCACGTG CTGGGGCGAATGGAGTGA
- the VMO1 gene encoding vitelline membrane outer layer protein 1 homolog isoform 2 precursor (isoform 2 precursor is encoded by transcript variant 2) yields the protein MERGAGAKLLPLLLLLRATGFTCAQTDGRNGYTAVIEVTSGGPWGDWAWPEMCPDGFFASGFSLKVEPPQGIPGDDTALNGIRLHCARGNVLGNTHVVESQSGRWGAGVEDPLG from the exons ATGGAGCGGGGCGCAGGAGCCaagctgctgccgctgctgctgcttctgcggGCGACTGGTTTCACATGTGCACAGACAGATGGCCGGAACGGCTACACGGCGGTCATCGAAGTGACCAGCGGGGGTCCCTGGGGCGACTGGGCCTGGCCTGAGATGTGTCCCGATGGATTCTTCGCCAGCGGGTTCTCGCTCAAG GTGGAGCCTCCCCAAGGCATTCCTGGCGACGACACTGCACTGAATGGGATCAGGCTGCACTGCGCGCGCGGGAACGTCCTAGGCAATACGCACGTGGTAGAGTCCCAGTCTGGAAGGTGGGGCGCAGGGGTCGAGGATCCCTTGGGGTGA
- the GLTPD2 gene encoding glycolipid transfer protein domain-containing protein 2 isoform 1 (isoform 1 is encoded by transcript variant 2) — translation MGVAARPPALRHWFSHSIPLAIFALLLLYLSVRSLGARSGCGPRAQPCVPGETAPFQVRQESGTLEAPERKQPPCLGPRGMLGRMMRRFHASLKPEGDVGLSPYLAGWRALVEFLTPLGSVFAFATREAFTKVTDLEARVHGPDAEHYWSLVAMAAWERRAGLLEQPGAAPRDPTRSSGSRTLLLLHRALRWSQLCLHRVATGALGGPDAGVQCSDAYRAALGPHHPWLVRQTARLAFLAFPGRRRLLELACPGATEAEARAALVRAAGTLEDVYNRTQSLLAERGLLQLA, via the exons ATGGGAGTGGCGGCGCGGCCCCCAGCCCTGCGGCACTGGTTCAGCCACTCAATTCCTCTCGCTATCTTCgcgctgctgctgctttatctcAGTGTTCGGAGCCTAG GCGCCCGCTCGGGCTGCGGACCCAGGGCGCAGCCCTGCGTTCCAGGGGAAACGGCGCCCTTCCAG GTCCGGCAGGAGTCGGGAACCCTGGAGGCCCCGGAGAGGAAACAGCCTCCGTGTCTGGGCCCTCGGGGGATGCTGGGCCGCATGATGAGGCGGTTCCACGCCAGTCTGAAACCCGAAGGGGATGTGGGGCTGTCGCCGTACCTGGCGGGATGGAGGGCACTCGTCGA GTTCCTGACTCCCCTCGGCTCCGTCTTCGCCTTCGCCACTAGGGAGGCCTTCACCAAGGTGACAGACCTGGAGGCTCGGGTGCACGGCCCGGACGCGGAGCACTACTGGTCGCTGGTGGCCATGGCGGCGTGGGAGCGGAGGGCGGGACTGCTGGAGCAGCCGGGGGCGGCCCCCCGGGACCCGACCCGGAGCTCGGGCTCTCGCACGCTGCTCCTGCTGCACCGCGCGCTGCGctggtcccagctctgcctccaccGGGTGGCGACCGGCGCGCTGGGAGGCCCGGACGCGGGCGTGCAGTGCAGCGACGCCTACCGTGCGGCCCTGGGTCCGCATCACCCCTGGCTGGTCCGACAGACCGCCCGCCTCGCCTTCCTCGCCTTCCCGGGTCGCCGCCGCCTGCTGGAGCTGGCGTGTCCCGGAGCCACCGAGGCGGAGGCGCGGGCCGCGCTGGTCCGGGCCGCCGGCACCTTGGAGGATGTCTACAACCGCACCCAGAGCCTGCTGGCCGAGCGCGGCCTGCTCCAGCTGGCCTAA
- the GLTPD2 gene encoding glycolipid transfer protein domain-containing protein 2 isoform 2 (isoform 2 is encoded by transcript variant 1), translated as MGVAARPPALRHWFSHSIPLAIFALLLLYLSVRSLGELPLPSLAPGGSPESRPSRLKPLSRALTAPLLLYPGARSGCGPRAQPCVPGETAPFQVRQESGTLEAPERKQPPCLGPRGMLGRMMRRFHASLKPEGDVGLSPYLAGWRALVEFLTPLGSVFAFATREAFTKVTDLEARVHGPDAEHYWSLVAMAAWERRAGLLEQPGAAPRDPTRSSGSRTLLLLHRALRWSQLCLHRVATGALGGPDAGVQCSDAYRAALGPHHPWLVRQTARLAFLAFPGRRRLLELACPGATEAEARAALVRAAGTLEDVYNRTQSLLAERGLLQLA; from the exons ATGGGAGTGGCGGCGCGGCCCCCAGCCCTGCGGCACTGGTTCAGCCACTCAATTCCTCTCGCTATCTTCgcgctgctgctgctttatctcAGTGTTCGGAGCCTAGGTGAGCTGCCCCTTCCCTCACTTGCTCCGGGAGGAAGCCCGGAATCCAGGCCCTCACGACTCAAGCCTCTTTCTCGAGCCCTCACCGCTCCGCTTCTCCTCTACCCAGGCGCCCGCTCGGGCTGCGGACCCAGGGCGCAGCCCTGCGTTCCAGGGGAAACGGCGCCCTTCCAG GTCCGGCAGGAGTCGGGAACCCTGGAGGCCCCGGAGAGGAAACAGCCTCCGTGTCTGGGCCCTCGGGGGATGCTGGGCCGCATGATGAGGCGGTTCCACGCCAGTCTGAAACCCGAAGGGGATGTGGGGCTGTCGCCGTACCTGGCGGGATGGAGGGCACTCGTCGA GTTCCTGACTCCCCTCGGCTCCGTCTTCGCCTTCGCCACTAGGGAGGCCTTCACCAAGGTGACAGACCTGGAGGCTCGGGTGCACGGCCCGGACGCGGAGCACTACTGGTCGCTGGTGGCCATGGCGGCGTGGGAGCGGAGGGCGGGACTGCTGGAGCAGCCGGGGGCGGCCCCCCGGGACCCGACCCGGAGCTCGGGCTCTCGCACGCTGCTCCTGCTGCACCGCGCGCTGCGctggtcccagctctgcctccaccGGGTGGCGACCGGCGCGCTGGGAGGCCCGGACGCGGGCGTGCAGTGCAGCGACGCCTACCGTGCGGCCCTGGGTCCGCATCACCCCTGGCTGGTCCGACAGACCGCCCGCCTCGCCTTCCTCGCCTTCCCGGGTCGCCGCCGCCTGCTGGAGCTGGCGTGTCCCGGAGCCACCGAGGCGGAGGCGCGGGCCGCGCTGGTCCGGGCCGCCGGCACCTTGGAGGATGTCTACAACCGCACCCAGAGCCTGCTGGCCGAGCGCGGCCTGCTCCAGCTGGCCTAA
- the PSMB6 gene encoding proteasome subunit beta type-6 isoform 2 (isoform 2 is encoded by transcript variant 2): MAATLLAARGAGPAPAWGPEAFTPDWESREVSTGTTIMAVQFDGGVVLGADSRTTTGSYIANRVTDKLTPIHDRIFCCRSGSAADTQAVADAVTYQLGFHSIELNEPPLVHTAASLFKEMCYRYREDLMAGIIIAGWDPQEGGQVYSVPMGGMMVRQSFAIGGSGSSYIYGYVDATYREGMTKEECLQFTANAFFFYPQLSLWPWSGMAPVEE; encoded by the exons ATGGCGGCTACCTTACTAGCTGCTCGGGGAGCCGGGCCAGCACCGGCTTGGGGGCCGGAGGCGTTCACTCCAGACTGGGAAAGCCGAGAAGTTTCCACTGGG ACCACTATCATGGCCGTGCAGTTTGACGGGGGCGTGGTTCTGGGGGCGGACTCCAGAACAACCACTGG GTCCTACATCGCCAATCGAGTGACTGACAAGCTGACACCTATTCACGACCGCATTTTCTGCTGTCGCTCAGGCTcagctgctgatacccaggcagtAGCTGATGCTGTCACCTACCAGCTCGGTTTCCACAG CATTGAACTGAATGAGCCTCCACTGGtccacacagcagccagcctCTTTAAGGAGATGTGTTACCGATACCGGGAAGACCTGATGGCGGGAATCATCATCGCAGGCTGGGACCCTCAAGAAGGAGGGCAG GTGTACTCAGTGCCTATGGGGGGTATGATGGTAAGGCAGTCCTTTGCCATTGGAGGCTCCGGGAGCTCCTACATCTATGGCTATGTTGATGCTACCTACCGGGAAGGCATGACCAAGGAAGAGTGTCTGCAATTCACTGCCAATG ctttcttcttttatccACAGCTCTCGCTTTGGCCATGGAGCGGGATGGCTCCAGTGGAGGAGTGA
- the PSMB6 gene encoding proteasome subunit beta type-6 isoform 1 (isoform 1 is encoded by transcript variant 1) produces the protein MAATLLAARGAGPAPAWGPEAFTPDWESREVSTGTTIMAVQFDGGVVLGADSRTTTGSYIANRVTDKLTPIHDRIFCCRSGSAADTQAVADAVTYQLGFHSIELNEPPLVHTAASLFKEMCYRYREDLMAGIIIAGWDPQEGGQVYSVPMGGMMVRQSFAIGGSGSSYIYGYVDATYREGMTKEECLQFTANALALAMERDGSSGGVIRLAAIAESGVERQVLLGDQIPKFAVATLPPA, from the exons ATGGCGGCTACCTTACTAGCTGCTCGGGGAGCCGGGCCAGCACCGGCTTGGGGGCCGGAGGCGTTCACTCCAGACTGGGAAAGCCGAGAAGTTTCCACTGGG ACCACTATCATGGCCGTGCAGTTTGACGGGGGCGTGGTTCTGGGGGCGGACTCCAGAACAACCACTGG GTCCTACATCGCCAATCGAGTGACTGACAAGCTGACACCTATTCACGACCGCATTTTCTGCTGTCGCTCAGGCTcagctgctgatacccaggcagtAGCTGATGCTGTCACCTACCAGCTCGGTTTCCACAG CATTGAACTGAATGAGCCTCCACTGGtccacacagcagccagcctCTTTAAGGAGATGTGTTACCGATACCGGGAAGACCTGATGGCGGGAATCATCATCGCAGGCTGGGACCCTCAAGAAGGAGGGCAG GTGTACTCAGTGCCTATGGGGGGTATGATGGTAAGGCAGTCCTTTGCCATTGGAGGCTCCGGGAGCTCCTACATCTATGGCTATGTTGATGCTACCTACCGGGAAGGCATGACCAAGGAAGAGTGTCTGCAATTCACTGCCAATG CTCTCGCTTTGGCCATGGAGCGGGATGGCTCCAGTGGAGGAGTGATCCGCCTGGCAGCCATTGCAGAGTCAGGGGTAGAGCGGCAAGTACTTTTGGGAGACCAGATACCCAAATTCGCCGTTGCCACTTTACCACCCGCCTGA
- the C17orf114 gene encoding uncharacterized protein C17orf114 produces MGLKGAWCFPWCGCRRQRGTERGAGLSPAAPPDPSPAIAPTMAEGGVPSPGPGAYFSRKARLSFRHQLHDIASANDSTI; encoded by the exons ATGGGTCTGAAGGGGGCATGGTGTTTCCCATGGTGCGGGTGCCGGAGGCAGCGGGGGACTGAAAGAGGAGCAG GCCTGAGTCCTGCTGCCCCTCCAGATCCCAGTCCAGCTATAGCCCCCACCATGGCTGAGGGAGGGGTACCCTCGCCAGGGCCTGGTGCCTACTTCAGCAGGAAAGCCCGACTCTCCTTCCGCCACCAGCTGCATGACATAGCATCGGCCAATGACTCCACCATTTGA
- the PLD2 gene encoding phospholipase D2 isoform X2, with product MTATPESLFPTGDELDSSQLQMESDEVDTLKEGEDPADRMHPFLAIYELQSLKVHPLVFAPGVPVTAQVVGTERYTSGSKVGTCTLYSVRLTHGDFSWTTKKKYRHFQELHRDLLRHKVLMSLLPLARFAVAYSPARDAGNREMPSLPRAGPEGSTRHAASKQKYLENYLNRLLTMSFYRNYHAMTEFLEVSQLSFIPDLGRKGLEGMIRKRSGGHRVPGLTCCGRDQVCYRWSKRWLVVKDSFLLYMCLETGAISFVQLFDPGFEVQVGKRSTEARHGVRIDTSHRSLILKCSSYRQARWWAQEITELAQGPGRDFLQLHRHDSYAPPRPGTLARWFVNGAGYFAAVADAILRAQEEIFITDWWLSPEVYLKRPAHSDDWRLDIMLKRKAEEGVRVSILLFKEVELALGINSGYSKRALMLLHPNIKVMRHPDQVTLWAHHEKLLVVDQVVAFLGGLDLAYGRWDDLHYRLTDLGDSSESAASQPPTPRPDSPATPDLSHNQFFWLGKDYSNLITKDWVQLDRPFEGAGGREGARADWHLLLTLPSLHVRPPRPSTRLPHTPTCFPSLPARPISSPSHFQEGSAPPYRSCDQWTAGQQGLWRTPSSMPTCTPSGRASTSSTLRISSSLAAQMGGRF from the exons ATGACGGCGACCCCTGAGAGCCTCTTCCCCACTGGGGACGAACTGGACTCCAGCCAGCTCCAGATGGAGTCCGATGAGGTGGACACCCTGAAGGAGGGAGAGGACCCAG CCGACCGGATGCACCCGTTTCTGGCCATCTATGAGCTTCAGTCTCTGAAAGTGCACCCCTTGGTGTTCGCACCTGGGGTCCCTGTCACAGCCCAGGTGGTGGGCACCGAAAGATATACCAGCGGATCCAAG GTGGGAACCTGCACTCTGTATTCTGTCCGCTTGACTCACGGCGACTTTTCCTGGACAACCAAGAAGAAATACCGTCATTTTCAGGAGCTGCATCGGGACCTCCTGAGACACAAAGTCTTGATGAGTCTGCTCCCTCTGGCTCG ATTTGCCGTTGCCTATTCTCCAGCCCGAGATGCAGGCAACAGAGAGATGCCCTCTCTACCCCGGGCAGGTCCTGAGGGCTCCACCAGACATGCAGCCAGCAAACAG AAATACCTGGAGAATTACCTCAACCGTCTCTTGACCATGTCTTTCTATCGCAACTACCATGCCATG ACAGAGTTCCTGGAAGTCAGTCAGCTGTCCTTTATCCCGGACTTGGGCCGCAAAGGACT GGAGGGGATGATCCGGAAGCGCTCAGGTGGCCACCGTGTTCCTGGCCTCACCTGCTGTGGCCGAGACCAAGTTTGTTATCGCTGGTCCAAGAG GTGGCTGGTGGTGAAGGACTCCTTCCTGCTGTACATGTGCCTCGAGACAGGTGCCATCTCATTTGTTCAGCTCTTTGACCCTGGCTTTGAGGTGCAAGTGGGGAAAAGGAGCACGGAGGCACGGCACGGCGTGCGGATCGATACCTCCCACAG GTCCTTGATTCTCAAGTGCAGCAGCTACCggcaggcacggtggtgggcccAAGAGATCACTGAGCTGGCACAGGGCCCAGGCAGAGACTTCCTACAGCTGCACCGGCATGACAGCTACGCCCCACCCCGGCCTGGGACCTTGGCCCGGTG GTTTGTGAATGGGGCAGGTTACTTTGCTGCTGTGGCAGATGCCATCCTTCGAGCTCAAGAGGAGATTTTCATCACAGACTGGTG GTTGAGTCCTGAGGTTTACCTGAAGCGTCCGGCCCATTCAGATGACTGGAGACTGGACATTATGCTCAAGAGGAAGGCG GAGGAGGGTGTCCGTGTGTCTATTCTGCTGTTTAAAGAAGTGGAATTGGCCTTGGGCATCAACAGTGGCTATAGCAAGAGGGCGCTGATGCTGCTGCACCCCAACATAAAG GTGATGCGTCACCCAGACCAAGTGACGTTGTGGGCCCATCATGAGAAGCTCCTGGTGGTGGACCAAGTGGTAGCATTCCTGGGGGGACTGGACCTTGCCTATGGCCGCTGGGATGACCTGCACTACCGACTGACTGACCTTGGAGACTCCTCTGAATCAGCTGCCTCCCAG CCTCCCACCCCGCGCCCAGACTCACCAGCCACCCCAGACCTCTCTCACAACCAATTCTTCTGGCTGGGCAAGGACTACAGCAATCTTATCACCAAGGACTGGGTGCAGCTGGACCGGCCTTTCGAAG GGGCTGGAGGTAGGGAGGGAGCCAGGGCAGATTGGCACCTCCTGCTGACTCTGCCATCCCTCCACGTCAGACCACCAAGGCCAAGTACAAGACTCCCACATACCCCTACCTGCTTCCCAAGTCTACCAGCACGGCCAATCAGCTCCCCTTCACACTTCCAGGAGGGCAGTGCACCACCGTACAG GTCTTGCGATCAGTGGACCGCTGGTCAGCAGGGACTCTGGAGAACTCCATCCTCAATGCCTACCTGCACACCATCAGGGAGAGCCAGCACTTCCTCTACATTGAG AATCAGTTCTTCATTAGCTGCTCAGATGGGCGGACGGTTCTGA
- the PLD2 gene encoding phospholipase D2 isoform X3: MTATPESLFPTGDELDSSQLQMESDEVDTLKEGEDPADRMHPFLAIYELQSLKVHPLVFAPGVPVTAQVVGTERYTSGSKVGTCTLYSVRLTHGDFSWTTKKKYRHFQELHRDLLRHKVLMSLLPLARFAVAYSPARDAGNREMPSLPRAGPEGSTRHAASKQKYLENYLNRLLTMSFYRNYHAMTEFLEVSQLSFIPDLGRKGLEGMIRKRSGGHRVPGLTCCGRDQVCYRWSKRWLVVKDSFLLYMCLETGAISFVQLFDPGFEVQVGKRSTEARHGVRIDTSHRSLILKCSSYRQARWWAQEITELAQGPGRDFLQLHRHDSYAPPRPGTLARWFVNGAGYFAAVADAILRAQEEIFITDWWLSPEVYLKRPAHSDDWRLDIMLKRKAEEGVRVSILLFKEVELALGINSGYSKRALMLLHPNIKVMRHPDQVTLWAHHEKLLVVDQVVAFLGGLDLAYGRWDDLHYRLTDLGDSSESAASQCSSLWPWLCTAP; this comes from the exons ATGACGGCGACCCCTGAGAGCCTCTTCCCCACTGGGGACGAACTGGACTCCAGCCAGCTCCAGATGGAGTCCGATGAGGTGGACACCCTGAAGGAGGGAGAGGACCCAG CCGACCGGATGCACCCGTTTCTGGCCATCTATGAGCTTCAGTCTCTGAAAGTGCACCCCTTGGTGTTCGCACCTGGGGTCCCTGTCACAGCCCAGGTGGTGGGCACCGAAAGATATACCAGCGGATCCAAG GTGGGAACCTGCACTCTGTATTCTGTCCGCTTGACTCACGGCGACTTTTCCTGGACAACCAAGAAGAAATACCGTCATTTTCAGGAGCTGCATCGGGACCTCCTGAGACACAAAGTCTTGATGAGTCTGCTCCCTCTGGCTCG ATTTGCCGTTGCCTATTCTCCAGCCCGAGATGCAGGCAACAGAGAGATGCCCTCTCTACCCCGGGCAGGTCCTGAGGGCTCCACCAGACATGCAGCCAGCAAACAG AAATACCTGGAGAATTACCTCAACCGTCTCTTGACCATGTCTTTCTATCGCAACTACCATGCCATG ACAGAGTTCCTGGAAGTCAGTCAGCTGTCCTTTATCCCGGACTTGGGCCGCAAAGGACT GGAGGGGATGATCCGGAAGCGCTCAGGTGGCCACCGTGTTCCTGGCCTCACCTGCTGTGGCCGAGACCAAGTTTGTTATCGCTGGTCCAAGAG GTGGCTGGTGGTGAAGGACTCCTTCCTGCTGTACATGTGCCTCGAGACAGGTGCCATCTCATTTGTTCAGCTCTTTGACCCTGGCTTTGAGGTGCAAGTGGGGAAAAGGAGCACGGAGGCACGGCACGGCGTGCGGATCGATACCTCCCACAG GTCCTTGATTCTCAAGTGCAGCAGCTACCggcaggcacggtggtgggcccAAGAGATCACTGAGCTGGCACAGGGCCCAGGCAGAGACTTCCTACAGCTGCACCGGCATGACAGCTACGCCCCACCCCGGCCTGGGACCTTGGCCCGGTG GTTTGTGAATGGGGCAGGTTACTTTGCTGCTGTGGCAGATGCCATCCTTCGAGCTCAAGAGGAGATTTTCATCACAGACTGGTG GTTGAGTCCTGAGGTTTACCTGAAGCGTCCGGCCCATTCAGATGACTGGAGACTGGACATTATGCTCAAGAGGAAGGCG GAGGAGGGTGTCCGTGTGTCTATTCTGCTGTTTAAAGAAGTGGAATTGGCCTTGGGCATCAACAGTGGCTATAGCAAGAGGGCGCTGATGCTGCTGCACCCCAACATAAAG GTGATGCGTCACCCAGACCAAGTGACGTTGTGGGCCCATCATGAGAAGCTCCTGGTGGTGGACCAAGTGGTAGCATTCCTGGGGGGACTGGACCTTGCCTATGGCCGCTGGGATGACCTGCACTACCGACTGACTGACCTTGGAGACTCCTCTGAATCAGCTGCCTCCCAG TGCTCCTCTCTTTGGCCCTGGCTCTGTACAGCCCCATGA